Genomic window (Podarcis muralis chromosome 9, rPodMur119.hap1.1, whole genome shotgun sequence):
GTCTCCCCCGCAGGTAGGTGGCTCCTCCCGCCCCGTCGCGTTAACGGGCGAGGGAGTTTGGGTCGCGGGGTCCTGGAAGCAGGGCAGCCCGAGCATGCGCAGAGCGCCTTCTCCTCCCCTCAGCGCTGCAGAAGGTGCGCttccctgagcatgtgcagagtgctttcccCAGGGCAgcccgagcatgtgcagagcgccttctcctccccaccccctcagcgGGGAAGGCGAGGTGGGGTGCCCCCCAAGCACGCACAGAGCGCCTTTCCTCCCCTCAGCCCTGAAGAAGGTGCGCTCCcctaggcatgtgcagagtgctgaaGAAGACGGGGCTGGGTTTAGCGCTTGCGCGGCTTGTGGGCACACAAGACGCCAGTGCAACaacttacttggtctctaaggtgctactggaaggaaaaattttaaaaaataatttgattTTGTTTCCACTACGCAGATCAACACGGTTACCTACCTGCAAATGCGATtgagtgtttggggtgggggggagggaggcttggttaatttcattgtacacaggttgtacaatgaaaataaaaacaaaaaaaattccttccagtagcaccttaaagaccaactaagttagttcttggtatgagctttcgtgtgcatgcacacttcttcagataccatggtatctgaagaagtgtgcatgcacacgaaagctcataccaagaaagctcataccaagaactaacttagttggtctttaaggtgctactggaaggaattttttttgttttgactatggcagaccaacacggctacctatctgtaaatgaaaataaaggtattattattattattaatttattttcttggctCTGAGCTCCGCTGGGAATCGGTAAGGTTTGTTACGCCCCTGAGAAGGTGCCCTGCTGGATGAGTAGCCTTGTCTACTGCAGCGTCAGGTTCCCTGCCAGGTGGCGCAGGGCAACCCATACGCCAGGTGTGAGCCTTTTGTGTTACACCTTTAGGCTCCAGGTAGAAACGTTCCTCTTTTACCTGGCCTTTGGCGGATTCATATCCAATGCCCCACATCCAATTGGTAGGTGGGTGGGGGGcgtttattgggttgttttcctttgtgtctttatatttttattttatcttgtgaactgccccgagGCCTGCGGCTATAGGGTGGtaaaacaaatttaattaatagtcATAAAGATCCTCTCACCTTTGTGCGCCTCCAGCCACTGGTGTGAAAAAGAAAACCTCCATGTTCAGGGGCCCCATCAgtagcaattaccgtattttttgctctataaggctcactttttccctcctaaaaagtaaggggaaatgtgtgtgcgtcttatggagcgaatgcaggctgcgcagctatcccagaagccagaacagcaagagggattgctgctttcactgcgtagcaatccctcttgctgtactggcttctgagattgagaatatttttttcttgttttcctcctccaaaaactaggtgcgtcttgtggtttggtgcgtcttataaagcgaaaaatacggtagctgcatCTTCTGTGAATTTGGTCCACCCTTTTAAAAAGTCAGTTCGTAATAACTAggccaatgatgatgatgatgaattaaatttgttcaccgccctatacccgcaggtctcaggacggttcTGACGtctgcaatttccccaaatgcgGGAAACTCATCTACACCACCGGTGGGAACACATATTGTGGCAATAAGGCTTACTGCTTGTCCGGAATCTCCCACCCATCAGTTTCATTTCGTGACTCTGAGTTAGTATTAGCAACAGGCAGTAAACATCATTATTCCATGTAAATGTGATTAGGATTGTAGCTACAAAAGTTAGACATTGATTAATACTTTCATGTGCTTCTATGTTACGGACTTTTGTGTTTTgagattgtaaactgccctgtgatcctcgggtgaagggtggtatagaaatgttgaTACAGGCAACCATCCATTTACATTCCATGGCATATTTGAAtcaccattggaaaagcctgcaagcatcCTGTTCCACCCTGCAACATTCCACCCTTTTTTGTAACTTTTTGGTTTGGtgcaatgtgtgtgtgcacgGTTGTGCAAATATTGAACACATGTAAATGcgggtttgcctttaaatactTTGTACTATAAAAGAGCTGCCTTAGATCCATTTACAGAAAATAGTCACCTTTTGGTTAACTCTGCAGGGATTTCTTCAAATGTCCATAGATCGATAGGACTCTTAAAAATGCAGATTTTCTTCTCTTTAATAGCCCTTCTATTTGAACAGTCCCTTAAGAAGTTGTGCTACCAGGATACAAATGCAAAGTGATGCCAACCAGTATCAATTTCTCTTTGTTCAGGTGTCTCTACATACCTCCCAAGGAGGTATGCAGCAAACCAAGAAATGTGAAGGCACACGTTTGAAAAATGGAGCAAGTGGTATGTCTTTACTATTTAGTGACAGCTGAACTGTGTTTTATTTACCTGCcttataataaaaattatttttcattaaGAATGTAAatcccatccctgctttcttctgtggggtcttttttgtttttggtgctgcaggaagcagtggtaaAAGAACGTCTTCAGGTTCTCAAATGGCTGAGAAAACTGTGACACAGAAAAGAAAGCCATTACCCACTTCATTGACTTCCCCAGATCCTGTAATTAAGCCGCAGCCCAGGCCCAGTGACAGACTTAATCCCAAAACAATTGATCCGGTAAGTACAGGCAGAACTTCTGGTGGCTACATAAAGATGTTAGCCCATTGCTTCAGCAAATTATGCaggtgattaaaaaaaatgtggagaAAAAGGGCAAATAAGGTGATAAGCACAATCTCTGCTGAACTGAGTTAAGAGTATCAAAATTTGGGGAGCAaatctctgctgctccagaataCTCCTTGCCATTCTCGCCCTTTGATTTTTCATTCCGTCCCCACAACAGCCACTCAGCATTCAATGCCATCTGCCCAAGATTATTCCTCCTTGGCTGACTTTCTTTTCGTAAGCGATTTTTAGAAGTAACTTTGCTGGCAGATATGTAAGTTTGGAAATTCAGTTGACTGCCCATTCTTGCACCTCTGAATTCCAGGGTATGCAGTAAAATATAGCCTTAGTTTGGTTTGGGATTCTCTGTATCTGCAGTCACAAGTTTTAGTGGATTTTGCCTTGTAAAgctgcaggctccctcggcctgaaggtgagatgagcgccacaaccccatagtcgcctttgactggacttaactgtccaggggtcctttacctttactgctggtGGTCATGATGGCATTTCGTATGAATGGTTGCCTTGAGTAAAACCATGTCTGCCTCAGGTGACAAAAGTGAGTACTAAATGGCAAGACTTCATAATGTCTATATTTCCAAGTTCTATAATTTAGTTGGAAAGTTctgaaaattgttttttttttcaaataataaaGTACATTCTCAGCCACAAAGAAGTGACTCTTACATGACTGTTCCTTATATGCATGCAGTAAATTATGATATTCTTGTAAAAGTGAAGCATCTCTGCTTGTCATTATGGGTGGTTTTCCAGGCATTACATCGTATTGCCTGCagttattctttatttttaatgttctgcATTCAGAttatttaaatttgcatttttgcACCTTCTGTTCAAGCTGTTGTATGTATGCTGTTTTTGAGATCAAATCAAAGCTAAGCATTTCAAGTCCTGTTGTTTTTAGGAGGAGACATTTAAGGACATTTAAATGAATTTTGAATTAATACGGGACTTGAAAAGCATTTTTTGACTGGGTAAATCTccaggttttaaaaataaatacaactgAATTTATCTGCCTCTTGGTTGACTAACTCACTTTCATCTTTTTATTCTAGTTTGGTGGTCAATCAAGAGCTCCTTCTGCCTTTGCTGCCATTTACTCTAAAGGGGGAATTCCTTGCAGGTAAGACTTGGGGGTCTGAAGTGGGTGAACATAAGGAACTTAGTTAAACAATAGGCTTTGTATCattggccaacctagcagttcgaaagcacccccgggtgcaagtagataaatagggactgcttactagcgggaaggtaaacagcgtttccgtgtgctgctctggctcgccagatgcggctttgtcacgctggccacgtgacccggaagtgtctgcagacagcgctggcccctggcctcttgagtgagatgggcgcacaaccctagagtctgtcaagactggcccgtacgggcaggggtacctttacattggCCAACATTCTGTGAAGACTTTTGGTTTGCTTATCATAAGAACAAATGTTCAGAAGGCATTATCAGGTGCGTCACTCAAGATTGCAAATGGGACGTCGTATATGAATGACACTAAGGTATTGCATGTCCCTCAGTTCATAACTGGTAGGAGGATATGTGAACATTTTTTATTCAAAAGCATGATATGCGAGGTGAATGTACTACCAGTGATGTTTTATCTGGCTGCTGGACATGGGCACCAACCCTTCATGCTGTTGTCATCAAATGATGAATATCCATGTGTCAACTGGCGCTAAAAGCCTTTACTGCAGGAGTGGTTAACCTGTGGCTCTTTGGATGTAACTTTCATgacccctgacctttggccatgctgtctgagtatgactaatgttggatatcgTCCATAATTGTATTAAAATAATCTCTCTTTTTTGCTtggacagccttacatttttaataAGAGTCTGTTCAAAATGGGTGGTGCACCATGCTTGCAAGTATTATACAAAATATACCTGAACTCACACAGGCTTAGTTCTTTTGGAACAGTGTTTTAGGATCTTCTGGATGAAGTAGGCTCAGTACAACCGTGCCCTATCGTTGATTCTTAACTTTTCTGTTTCAGGTTAGTTCATGGCTCTGTAAAACACAAATTACAGTGGGATTGTCGTCCTGAAACGCTTCAGTTTGATCCTCTTCTTATAACTTTGGCAGAGGTGAACATTTTTCTCTATTTCTTTAGAATCAAGCTGAAACTACCCTTTTATGTTgcatgttttgataatttgttgtttttaaatatgctgGTTTTAAATATGAATGGCTGAATTCATTTAAATTGCAATGAAAAGTTGGAAGTAGCTTAAAGCAAAGTCCCAGACTGTTAACTCTCCTCTTTAATAGATTAAAAAGTTGGGGATATTGTGTAAGTAATCTTTTGAAGAAAAGCAAAGACTGTGTGCCTCTGGGGTGAAGTTAAACCGCTACATTAGCAGCCCTGAAGTGACCTCATTTGCACACAGGCCTGGGCAGtctatatggaggtcctgggctgcccagacgacacgACCCTGCTCTTGGCTATACATTATCCAGAAATATAGCAAGCTGGTAGTATTCCAGTCCACAGAGCCACCTGTCCCTCTTCCTAATCATAACTCTGTATGGTCTCTGTCGATTGCCCACAAACTGTTGTTCTATAGAAAAGAGGTTGGGGAAGAAAAAGCTACCCGCATTAACATTGGCCACAAACCCTGGCCTATCCTTTATATATATGTAAAAATTAAACATGTCCCTGTGTTGTGATACTTTTTAACAGCTTTGTATAAATACTTCATTGTCACACATGGATAATTGGTGAGCCGTAtattaaatgttttgtttatttatataaaagcatttataaaaacactcaatagattattattattattattattattattattattattaaattaagaaGCTtgttaaggtttaatgttttactactggaagccacccagagtggctggggcaacccagtcagatgggcagggtacaaataatcgGTAAAGGGgccccttgaccattaggtccagtcgtggctgactctggggttgcggcgctcatctcgctttattggctgagggagccggtgtacagctcctgggtcatgtggccagcatgactaagccacttctggcgaaccagagcagtgcatggaaaggccatttaccttctctccggagcggtacctatttatctacttgcactttgacgtgctttcaaactgctaggttggcaggagcagggaccgaacaacgggagctcaccccatcgcggggattcgaaccaccaaccttctgatcggcaagccctaggctctgcggtttaacccacagcgctacccgcatcccagtacaaataataaattactattattatcaatatttttaaaatctctaagCGGCTCACTTGCTGTATTGAAATAGTTTTTTCAGTATGGCTGTTGTTGAATTTAGTTTACTATTAGCTGTTCCAGTAAGGTAAAATAGTGTTCTGTGCTTCACAGCTGTATAGCCaagagcaggaaaaaaaaaacatttgctaGAGGCTTTGCCTTCTACACAGGTGCATTTTGCATATCTTCCAAAAAGAGAAATACTCTTCTCAGTATTGGCTATGCATAGTGATCCCAAATTTTTCCTGTGAGCTTTGCTCAGCCCTATTTCTGAGTTGTATATATTAGCTTGATTAGTGTGGTTCATTCAGGACTGCATTTGGGTGTGCAGTGCTGTATATCCTTTCGAACATCTACATCTGACCTCAGTTCTGTCTGACAAGAAAGGCCTTTTTAGAGTGCTACTGAATTCACTTCCTAGAAGAAACGGCCTGGAAGTCAATTACCAAAGATAGGAGTTTGCTCTTGGCGTCCGCTTTGTTCAGTAACCCATCCAAATTACATAATTGGCATGTTTCGTTTATCTTCTGCATCTGCTAAGAGTGTGCAGATCTATAATTATAAGCAATAATTGAATCACATCAAACATACATTTTGAGCCTCAACAGTGTGTCAAATCgaatattacatttttaaaggctttccaaatctctctctctgataTGTGAAGAGAGAGAACACTTCTGAATATCCCTAACAAATAATCTGGTGTGCCATGATTTCTGAGGCTGCAGTGGCTCATTCAGTCCTGGAATCTGATTGTTCCTGAGCTTCAGCTACAGGAACTGTTGAGCCATTTCTCCACTGAGACCCTTATACACTGTGAGCCAGAAGCCTTTTTCAGGACTTGGGAGTGGAGGGGGCTACTAGCAGTCAGTTGTGCCCTTAACTCCCCATGTCCAGGAGTGTCTAAATAGGGTTCTGTCGAGGAGTTATGGTTGTCTAGTGGCAGCTAAGGttacattgtttggttggagttCTACAGGATACTGTTCTACCTGTTACAGCACAAGCAGAAGGCCTAGAAATAATTCGGATTGTGTACTGTTCCTCAATAAATGTAGaaataaatggataaaaaaatgaaagtaagaaaataccgtatttttcgcacgattggacgcaccggaccataggacgcacctagtttttttggggggaaataaaggaaaaaattttcccctttatttcccccccaaaagcaggtcagggaaaccgaaccaggtcgaggaacagcgggatagtggcgctgcgcctccctgctgtcccccaagcttgtggggctggccgatgtctgtccggcgggcggggagctctgcttcagggcgccccacccgccaggcagcaggctgctatccgcagcgtggggagccctgtggggaactcctgcaaggctccccactctgcggatgtatgcctggcgcgaggggcgctctgcttcagggcgctccacccgccaggcagcaggctgctatccgcagcgtggggagccctgtggggaattcctgtaaggctccccacgctgcagatgtgttcccgaagcgcctggagctctgctttcagggcgcccggtgctccgggaagcaggctgctatccgcagcctagacacggctagcggagcgctaatcccgaagccccaagcttcgggattagcgcggcgcttcgctagccctgggagagccccgcgacgtcgcggggctctcccagggctagcgagaccttgccggcacccagaagcttggggcgcgctgagctccgcgcgccccaagcttcgggattagcgcggcgcttcgctagctctgggagagcCCCggaacgtcgcggggctctcccagggctagcgagaccttgccggcacccagaagcttggggcgtgctgagctccacgcgccccaagcttcgggattagcgcggcgcttcgctagccctgggagagccacgcaacgtcgcggggctctcccagggctagcgagaccttgccggcacccagaagcttggggcgcgctgagctccgcgcgccccaagcttcgggattagcgcggcgcttcgctagccctgggagagccacgcaacgtcgcggggctctcccagggctagcgagaccttgccagcacccagaagcttggggcgcgctgagctccgcgcgccccaagcttcgggattagcgcggcgcttcgctagccctgggagagccacgcaacgtcgcggggctctcccagggctagcgagaccttgccggcacccagaagcttggggcgcgctgagctccgcgcgccccaagcttcgggattagcgcggcgcttcgctagccctgggagagccacgcaacgtcgcggggctctcccagggctagcgagaccttgccggcacccagaagcttggggcgcgctgagctccgcgcgccccaagcttcgggattagcgcggcgcttcgctagccctgggagagccccgcaacgtcgcgctgagctccgcgcgccctaagcttcgggattaatgcagcgctccgctagccgcggctagcggatagcttcctgaagcctggagagcgagaggggtcggtgcgcaccgacccctctcactctccaggcttcagcgaaagcctgcattcgctccataggacgcacacacattttcccttgctttttaggagggaaaaagtgcgtcctatggtgcgaaaaatacggtacacttgTTGATAAATTTCGGTATATAAGATTTGCTTAATGACGTTATGTTTGATGGAGCCACAAGGTGGCACAAGTGTGTTTCGAATGTGTGTAGTGAAAAGAGTataatacacttttttttttaggtaTTTGTATTTTTATCAGCAGAGATGGTGGGCAGGTAGAGCTTACTatgatgttgtttttatttctgtggCAGGGATTAAGAGAAACAAGGCATCCGTATACATTTGTATCCAAGGAGGGCTTTAAAGAATTGCTCTTGGTGGCAGGTGCCACTCAGAAAGCCATTCCGTTGTTGCCACGGCTAGTTCCAGTATTGAAAGCTGCTCTGGTATGTCTCTCCCATTTGTGAACTCGTATACACAACGTATatacgcgggtggctctgtgggtaaaacctcagtgcctaggacttgccgatcgtatggtcggcggttcgaatccccgcggcggggtgagctcccgtcgttcggttccagctcctgcccacctagcagttcgaaagcactcttaagtgcaagtagttaaataggtaccgctttatagcgggaaggtaaacggcgttccgtcacactggccacgtgacccggaagtgtcttcgg
Coding sequences:
- the PACRGL gene encoding PACRG-like protein isoform X3, with the protein product MQQTKKCEGTRLKNGASGSSGKRTSSGSQMAEKTVTQKRKPLPTSLTSPDPVIKPQPRPSDRLNPKTIDPFGGQSRAPSAFAAIYSKGGIPCRLVHGSVKHKLQWDCRPETLQFDPLLITLAEGLRETRHPYTFVSKEGFKELLLVAGATQKAIPLLPRLVPVLKAALAHSDGEVFERGLNALIQLSAVVGPALNDHLKHLLSSLSKRQMSKKYKEQTTDALQKLEQYGGKESLTVIKAKIPTYCSISS
- the PACRGL gene encoding PACRG-like protein isoform X4; amino-acid sequence: MCRVLKKTGLGLALARLVGTQDASATTYLVSKVSLHTSQGGMQQTKKCEGTRLKNGASGSSGKRTSSGSQMAEKTVTQKRKPLPTSLTSPDPVIKPQPRPSDRLNPKTIDPFGGQSRAPSAFAAIYSKGGIPCRLVHGSVKHKLQWDCRPETLQFDPLLITLAEAHSDGEVFERGLNALIQLSAVVGPALNDHLKHLLSSLSKRQMSKKYKEQTTDALQKLEQYGGKESLTVIKAKIPTYCSISS
- the PACRGL gene encoding PACRG-like protein isoform X2, whose translation is MCRVLKKTGLGLALARLVGTQDASATTYLVSKVSLHTSQGGMQQTKKCEGTRLKNGASGSSGKRTSSGSQMAEKTVTQKRKPLPTSLTSPDPVIKPQPRPSDRLNPKTIDPFGGQSRAPSAFAAIYSKGGIPCRLVHGSVKHKLQWDCRPETLQFDPLLITLAEGLRETRHPYTFVSKEGFKELLLVAGATQKAIPLLPRLVPVLKAALAHSDGEVFERGLNALIQLSAVVGPALNDHLKHLLSSLSKRQMSKKYKEQTTDALQKLEQYGGKDCL
- the PACRGL gene encoding PACRG-like protein isoform X1; translated protein: MCRVLKKTGLGLALARLVGTQDASATTYLVSKVSLHTSQGGMQQTKKCEGTRLKNGASGSSGKRTSSGSQMAEKTVTQKRKPLPTSLTSPDPVIKPQPRPSDRLNPKTIDPFGGQSRAPSAFAAIYSKGGIPCRLVHGSVKHKLQWDCRPETLQFDPLLITLAEGLRETRHPYTFVSKEGFKELLLVAGATQKAIPLLPRLVPVLKAALAHSDGEVFERGLNALIQLSAVVGPALNDHLKHLLSSLSKRQMSKKYKEQTTDALQKLEQYGGKESLTVIKAKIPTYCSISS